In Nicotiana tabacum cultivar K326 chromosome 2, ASM71507v2, whole genome shotgun sequence, the following proteins share a genomic window:
- the LOC142166208 gene encoding uncharacterized protein LOC142166208, with amino-acid sequence MGDWRMEFNRLDDYADIIKQTNSGSSCWIRTDSETIPGKNLFVYFYLCLDALKRGWLEGCRKIIGFDGCFLKGICKGESLVAVDLQLGDGVGLTVMSDMQKEELEAMDKLGYKICKDLLKYDKEYWCRAYIIEDSKCDVIENNICETFNSWIVGPRHKSVITMLEEIRHKIMNKTIEMRKFVETWVTDIAPMARMMLEENKALSRRCKIMWNAKHGFKVDEGVYRFIVDFRTMTCTCRSWMLRGIPCQHAVCAFYDREMDPDDYVAHWYRKETFLKAYQHFIQLIPNMKMRSDSTNSSIEPPKPKPMLGRPKRRMRKVKDKPRKKYGKLSKKGHVPRSATQQSQNISPPPPRSSQKIPSQQSNPSSICEDTSVVKRQNNNQSTRLGRGR; translated from the exons ATGGGTGACTGGAGGATGGAATTTAACAGACTTGATGATTATGCTGATATTATTAAGCAAACAAATTCTGGGAGTTCATGCTGGATCAGAACAGATAGTGAGACTATTCCTGGCAAAAATCTGTTTGTCTATTTCTATCTATGTTTAGATGCTTTGAAAAGAGGATGGTTAGAAGGGTGCAGAAAGATTATAGGATTTGATGGTTGTTTTCTAAAGGGAATCTGCAAGGGCGAGTCACTTGTTGCAGTTG ATTTACAGTTGGGAGATGGTGTTGGCTTAACTGTTATGTCAGATATGCAAAAG GAAGAACTGGAAGCAATGGATAAGCTTGGTTATAAGATATGTAAAGACTTGTTGAAGTATGATAAAGAGTATTGGTGTAGGGCATACATTATAGAAGATTCAAAGTGTGATGTCATTGAAAATAATATATGTGAAACATTCAATTCTTGGATAGTAGGTCCTAGGCACAAGTCTGTTATAACTATGTTGGAAGAAATTAGACATAAAATCATGAATAAGACCATTGAAATGAGGAAGTTTGTTGAGACTTGGGTTACTGACATTGCACCAATGGCTAGGATGATGCTGGAAGAGAACAAAGCCCTTTCTAGGAGGTGTAAGATTATGTGGAATGCAAAACATGGTTTTAAAGTTGATGAAGGTGTGTACAGATTCATTGTTGATTTTAGGACCATGACATGTACTTGTAGATCATGGATGTTGAGGGGCATTCCATGTCAACATGCAGTATGTGCATTCTATGATAGAGAAATGGACCCAGATGATTATGTTGCCCACTGGTATAGGAAGGAAACTTTCCTTAAAGCTTACCAGCATTTCATTCAACTAATTCCCAATATGAAGATGCGGTCGGATTCAACAAATTCATCTATAGAGCCTCCAAAACCTAAACCTATGCTAGGTAGACCCAAGAGACGTATGAGAAAAGTCAAGGATAAACCAAGAAAAAAGTATGGTAAACTATCAAAGAAAGGG CATGTTCCAAGAAGTGCTACTCAACAAAGTCAAAATATTTCACCACCTCCACCAAGATCATCTCAGAAAATACCATCTCAACAAAGCAATCCATCATCTATATGTGAGGATACAAGTGTTGTCAAAAGACAAAACAACAACCAATCAACTAGGCTTGGTAGAGGAagatga